The sequence ACAATGATTTTAAAAATTGGATTTTAGAAATCCAAGATAAATGGTCTCAAATACAGTCACCCGGTTGGAAATATTTAGGAACTTACTGTACTGTTCTTAATATGGGTATACTTGATTGGCAGGATAGATATGAAATAGAGAATATGGCAGCTTTTGATACTCTTAGAGAATATGAAAATGAAGAATATACTAAGATTATGAAAGAATTTTATAGTTTCGTTGATTATAATTATTATACGAAGATTGAAGTAATAAGAGATGTTGCAACCATAAAGATATTAGAAGGAACATAATAAGATTTTACTTATTTATAAATTCATTGAGTCCACCAGTATGAAGTATAAATTAATTACTGAAAAAATAGGTATCCAAAGGTTGAATTGACTAATATGATTAGGAAAAGGATTGCTTAAAATATTCTTAATTAATTTTGTTGTTTCATTAAATCATATATAATAAGAAATCCTTTGGAAATTTCTGGAATATAAAAAGTGAATATATTCTTTATAGTTGGTTTAATCTCAAATGCTTCTGTGTGTCCAATAATTTTTAAAATTACAAGATGGCAATTATCCTCACCTACTGCTTCAGCAAGTCTAATACTTTCTGTATGAGGAATTGAGATATCAGGATAACCATGAGCTATTAGTAGGTATGATTTTAAATTATCTATTTTATTGATAGGTGAAAGTTCCTCTATATATTTTTTTATTTTGGGATTTAATTTATCAATTAAAACTTTAACTTTTTTATAATCTTTATTGGTTAAAAGTTTATAAATATTTAATCCTCCCTCCCCTAATTTTTCTTTTAAAACATCTACATTAGCTCTGAGATTCTCTAATTTCAAATTAGAAATTTCATCTAAAATTTTTCTATCGTTTTTATTTTCAATTAAATCCAAATTAAATTTAATAAAAAGCCATTTACCATGTTCATAAGGTTTTAAACATCCACTTTCATCTTTATATTCATAATATCCAGTTGTCACATAAGCTATCACATTTTTTAGATCATAATACCCACCATAACAGAAAACAAACTTAACCAAGTCCCTTATTTGATCATCAGAAGCTGCTAATATTGCTGGTCCAACACCATAACTAAAACTCATAATTCCTATCTTATCTTGGTGAACATAGTTAGTTAAGCTATGCAAATATTTAAAACTATCTACAATTTCCTCAATATCAGAAACTCTGATTCTTTGTGATTTCATTCCTAAAAAATCAGGAACTAAAACCACAAATCCTGAGCGAACTAATGAATGTATCAGGGGAATTAAACGGGTATCATCTTTTCCTTCTGAAGCAAGACCATGAACAAAGATTAATGCAGCATGTTTCTTAATATCATCTGGTCGATAAAGATCTGCTGATATTACTCTTTTACTGCTTTTAATTTCTAATTCAGTTGATAAATGCTTTTCTTCAAATAAGTTTATAGGTTTTATTTTTTCTGGACCAAATAAATCTAATAGTAAAAGGATTGCTTTTAATGACCTATTAATTGGCTTGAAAAAAATTAATATAAGAATGGAAAAGAAAATAAAAATTGTTAATATTTTTATTAATACTTTTAAAAATCTCTTTTTAACCATTTTTTTATTATCCTATTATTTTATTAATCAATAATTAATATGTATTATTAACATTACAAATAATCCTTAATGTAGATAATTATAATTGAAATATGTAATAATAAAATTCTAATAATCTTATTTATAAATAGATTCTATTAATTAATTATTGTAATTTTTCTAAAATTCATAAAAAATTTTTGATTGTAAAATGATATCTAATAATTTTACTAAAGAATTTTATTCTAAGAATATTTAATATTATGAGAATATTACTTATAAATCATTTTCCATTAGAAGGTTCAGGGAGTGGTATTTATACTCAAAATGTGGCTGATGTGCTTTTAAAATTAGGTCATGAAGTAATGGTTATAGCACCTGACCACAAACAAGTAACAAATAAGGATTTTCTAGTGAGATCTATAATATTCTCAAATGGTGTTAATAAGAACTTTCATTTACCATTCAACTTTCCTTGTTTTACTACACATCCATTTAGTAATACTACTTTTTATGAACTAACAGATACTCAAATTTCAGATTACACTAATACTTTATTAGACTTTATTTATAAAGCTAAAGAAGATTTTAATCCTGACATCATACATGCACAACATCTCTGGATTTCCTCATATTGTGCTAAAAAAACAGGAATACCTTTTTGTACAACCTGCCATGGTACCGATTTAATTGGATTTAGAAAAGGTAAAAGGTATAGAAATATGACAATTGATGCTGTTAAATCAGCTTCATTTATTATTGCAATTTCCAATCAAGTTAAGAAAGATATACTAAATTTATTTGATATTAGTGATAAAAAGATAAAGGTAATATCTAATGGTTTTAACTCAGATATATTTAGAATAAAAGAGATAGATCGTCAAAAACTTTTAAATGAACTGGGATTACCTTTAGAAGTAGGAAAGGTTATTTGCTTTGTTGGAAAACTTACTCATTTTAAAGGTGTAGATGTTCTCATTAAGGCAGCATCAATCTATGAAAAAGTCTTAGATAATGTTATTACTTTGATTGTTGGTTATGGAGAGTTATACGATGAACTCGTAAATCTTGCTAATGAAATGGGATTAAAAAGGTTTTATTTTTTAGGTCATCATGATCAAAATGTGGTTTCAAAGATCTACAATTTAGCTGATTTAGCTGTTGTTCCATCCAGGGGAGAGGCTTTTGGTTTAGTTGCTATAGAAGCACTCGCTTGTGGGACTCCAGTTATAGGGACAATTAATGGTGGTCCACAAGATTTTTTAAATGAAGAAGTTGGAGCACTTGTAAAACAAGATTCACCAGAAGATTTAGCAAAAAAAATTATTAAAGAGATAAAATCAGATTCAAAGAGTAAAAAGGGTAAATTGGCTGCAAAATATGCCTTAGAAAATTTTTCCTGGAGAAAAAATGTAAAAGAATTAATAGATATTTATAAAAAAGTTATAAAATAACAAATTTAAATATTAGATAGGCTTGGTAAAATATGAAGGTGAAAATATTTGCTACACTGAGACAGTATGTGAACTCCAAGGAAGTAGAGGTGAATGCGAAAGCTGGTGATAAAGTGCGAGATGTACTTGAGAAACTTGTAGCCAACAACCCTGAACTAGGTAAACGGATATTTGATAAAGAAGGTAACCTCCAGCGATCAATAAGGGTTTTGGTCAAAGGTCGCAACATAGAATTCAAAGAGGGTTTAAATACAATCTTAAAAAAGAATGATTATCTTGCACTTTTTCCACCTGTGGGTGGTGGTTAATGATAACTAGCTAAATCCATATTACTTGAAGTTACTCATCTACTAACTTTCAGCTAGTTGCGACTTAGTGCTAAAAAGGCAGTTGGCAGTCGAACATCAACTGCCAACTGCCTTATATTTTGATCTCTCACTATCTCTGCGAAGAAATGGGCTACTCGATGATCTCTAACTCCTTAAGTTTACTTTCAGGCACAACACCATTCTCCCAGCCACGGAAAGTGTAGTACTCTTCTAGCATCTCATCCAGCTCACATACCGAACCCGCTGCTGCTCCTGTTCCCGGTTCTTCTAAGAAACGTTTCGGTAAATAGTCGGAACCTTCGCGGAATCCATTGAGGTTGTTGTAATATCGCTCCAGATTGTAGACTCGTTCCCCGATCTTCAGTAATCCATTGGCATCGAGTGGTACACCTGTAACCGCTGAGTATAGCCCAGCATACACATCTAGCGGAATAGCAAAAGTACCAAACTTGCAGACATTAAGGCTGTCTGTGAAACCGTATACATTCTGGAAGATCCCGACTAACTCGCCCTTACCCTTCCACTCCAGAGGGTCAACAGTGCTCGCTTCACCAAGAACGTAGCCAACGACCTCTGCTGCTGGGGTGTAACCACGCAGGTGACAAGCACCACGGTTTGATGTGGCGTAACCAATACCCATCCCTTTTAAGCCACGTGGATCATAAGCAGGAATGGACTGACCCTTGACAGTCATAGCAATACTGGGATCTCCCCATTTCTTCGAGCAAGGATCCATCCCTTCAGCTAAGTCATCGCCTAAACTTTTTCGGAAGGCAATATCCTTAATTAACTTCAACATAGC comes from Actinomycetota bacterium and encodes:
- a CDS encoding glycosyltransferase; the encoded protein is MRILLINHFPLEGSGSGIYTQNVADVLLKLGHEVMVIAPDHKQVTNKDFLVRSIIFSNGVNKNFHLPFNFPCFTTHPFSNTTFYELTDTQISDYTNTLLDFIYKAKEDFNPDIIHAQHLWISSYCAKKTGIPFCTTCHGTDLIGFRKGKRYRNMTIDAVKSASFIIAISNQVKKDILNLFDISDKKIKVISNGFNSDIFRIKEIDRQKLLNELGLPLEVGKVICFVGKLTHFKGVDVLIKAASIYEKVLDNVITLIVGYGELYDELVNLANEMGLKRFYFLGHHDQNVVSKIYNLADLAVVPSRGEAFGLVAIEALACGTPVIGTINGGPQDFLNEEVGALVKQDSPEDLAKKIIKEIKSDSKSKKGKLAAKYALENFSWRKNVKELIDIYKKVIK
- a CDS encoding MoaD/ThiS family protein, encoding MKVKIFATLRQYVNSKEVEVNAKAGDKVRDVLEKLVANNPELGKRIFDKEGNLQRSIRVLVKGRNIEFKEGLNTILKKNDYLALFPPVGGG